One genomic segment of Pseudomonas sp. RU47 includes these proteins:
- a CDS encoding NADP-dependent oxidoreductase, which produces MSDPLTLNQRFVLASRPVGAPTPENFRLEREALPDLADGEVLLKTLYLSLDPYMRGRMSDAPSYAAPVQIGEVMTGGAVSRVEDSRHPKFHKGDLVVGATGWQSHSISDGRNIIPIPAGLPSPSMALGVLGMPGMTAYMGLMDIGQPQEGETLVVAAASGAVGSVVGQVAKIKGLRAVGVAGGAEKCKYVVEELGFDACIDHKAADFAEQLAKACPDGIDIYYENVGGHVFDAVVPLLNPKARIPLCGLIAGYNASEAPQGPDRLPMLQRTLLTKRVRIQGFIVFDDYGDRQPEFISHMVPWVRDGKVKFREDVVEGLEQAPEAFIGLLEGRNFGKLVVKVAQD; this is translated from the coding sequence ATGTCCGACCCGCTTACGCTCAACCAACGTTTCGTCCTCGCCTCGCGCCCGGTCGGCGCGCCGACCCCGGAAAACTTCCGCCTCGAACGCGAAGCGCTGCCGGATCTGGCGGACGGCGAGGTACTGCTGAAAACCCTGTACCTGTCCCTCGATCCCTACATGCGCGGACGCATGAGCGACGCACCGTCCTACGCTGCCCCGGTACAAATCGGCGAAGTGATGACCGGCGGTGCTGTCAGCCGTGTCGAGGATTCGCGTCATCCGAAATTCCATAAGGGCGATCTGGTCGTTGGCGCCACCGGTTGGCAGAGCCACAGCATCAGCGACGGCCGCAACATCATCCCGATCCCGGCCGGGCTGCCGAGCCCGTCGATGGCCCTGGGTGTGCTGGGCATGCCGGGCATGACCGCATACATGGGCTTGATGGACATCGGCCAGCCGCAAGAAGGCGAAACCCTCGTTGTCGCAGCGGCTTCCGGTGCGGTCGGCTCGGTGGTCGGGCAAGTGGCGAAGATCAAAGGCCTGCGCGCGGTTGGTGTGGCCGGCGGTGCCGAGAAGTGCAAATACGTGGTCGAGGAACTGGGCTTTGACGCCTGCATCGATCACAAGGCGGCGGATTTTGCTGAACAGCTGGCCAAAGCCTGTCCCGATGGCATCGACATCTATTACGAGAACGTCGGTGGCCATGTGTTTGATGCCGTGGTGCCGCTGCTCAATCCCAAAGCACGCATTCCGCTGTGCGGACTGATCGCCGGTTATAACGCCTCCGAAGCGCCGCAAGGCCCGGATCGCCTTCCAATGCTACAACGCACACTGCTGACCAAGCGCGTGCGGATTCAGGGCTTCATCGTGTTCGACGACTACGGTGATCGTCAGCCGGAATTCATCAGCCACATGGTGCCGTGGGTGCGCGACGGCAAGGTGAAATTCCGCGAGGACGTGGTGGAAGGACTGGAGCAGGCGCCCGAGGCGTTTATCGGCCTGCTGGAGGGGCGCAACTTCGGCAAACTGGTGGTGAAGGTCGCGCAGGACTGA
- a CDS encoding adenine phosphoribosyltransferase: protein MVFDSFDIKSLIRPVIDFPKPGVIFRDITPLFQSPKALRLVMDSFAHRYVEADFTHIGAMDARGFLIGSVLAYQLNKPLVLFRKQGKLPADVLAEGYATEYGEAFLEVHADSLCEGDSVVMFDDLIATGGTLIAAANLIRRMGARVHEAAAIIDLPELQGSQRLQDMGIPTFCLTQFALTDK, encoded by the coding sequence ATGGTCTTCGACTCCTTCGACATCAAATCGCTTATCCGCCCAGTGATCGACTTCCCGAAACCGGGCGTGATCTTTCGCGACATCACCCCGCTGTTTCAATCGCCTAAGGCCCTGCGTCTGGTGATGGACAGCTTCGCCCACCGCTACGTGGAAGCCGATTTCACCCACATCGGTGCGATGGATGCGCGCGGTTTTCTGATCGGCTCGGTGCTGGCCTATCAGTTGAACAAGCCGCTGGTGCTGTTCCGCAAACAGGGCAAACTGCCGGCGGACGTGTTGGCCGAGGGTTACGCAACCGAGTACGGCGAAGCGTTCCTCGAAGTGCACGCCGACAGCCTGTGTGAAGGCGACTCGGTGGTGATGTTCGATGACTTGATCGCCACTGGCGGCACGCTGATCGCAGCGGCCAACCTGATTCGCCGCATGGGCGCGCGGGTGCATGAAGCGGCGGCGATTATTGATTTGCCGGAGTTGCAAGGTTCACAACGCCTGCAGGACATGGGGATTCCGACGTTCTGCCTGACGCAGTTTGCGTTAACCGATAAGTAA
- a CDS encoding acyl-CoA dehydrogenase family protein, protein MPAFQEYFDPSHQLVRDSVRRFVEREILPDIDQWEEAESFPRELYLKAGAAGILGIGYPETLGGSHEGDLFAKVAASEELMRCGSGGLVAGLGSLDIGLPPIVKWARPEVRERVVPPVLGGEKISALAVTEPGGGSDVANLQTRAVRDGDFYRVSGSKTFITSGVRADFYTVAVRTGAPGFGGISLLLIEKGTPGFTVGRQLKKMGWWASDTAELFFDDCRVPVGNLIGAENMGFACIMGNFQSERLALALMANMTSQLALEESLKWAREREAFGKPIGKFQVIKHRLAEMATALEVSREFTYRQAAKMAAGQSVIKEISMAKNFATDTSDRITTEAVQILGGLGYMRESLVERLYRDNRILSIGGGTREVMNEIISKQMGL, encoded by the coding sequence ATGCCTGCCTTTCAGGAATACTTCGATCCCAGCCATCAATTGGTCCGCGACAGCGTCAGGCGCTTCGTCGAGCGCGAGATCCTGCCGGACATCGATCAGTGGGAAGAAGCCGAAAGCTTTCCCCGCGAGCTATACCTGAAGGCTGGCGCGGCAGGCATCCTCGGCATTGGTTACCCCGAAACGCTGGGAGGCAGCCATGAAGGCGATCTGTTCGCCAAGGTCGCCGCCAGTGAGGAACTGATGCGCTGTGGCTCAGGCGGGCTGGTAGCGGGTCTCGGCTCGCTGGATATCGGCTTGCCACCGATCGTCAAATGGGCCCGTCCCGAGGTGCGTGAGCGTGTCGTGCCGCCAGTGCTCGGCGGCGAGAAAATCAGCGCTCTGGCGGTTACCGAGCCGGGCGGCGGCTCCGATGTCGCCAACCTGCAAACCCGCGCCGTGCGCGACGGCGATTTCTATCGTGTCAGCGGCAGCAAAACCTTTATCACCAGTGGCGTGCGCGCCGATTTCTACACCGTCGCGGTGCGCACCGGTGCGCCGGGTTTCGGCGGTATCAGCCTGTTGTTGATCGAAAAGGGCACGCCGGGCTTCACCGTTGGCCGTCAGCTTAAGAAAATGGGTTGGTGGGCGTCGGACACCGCCGAATTGTTCTTCGACGATTGCCGCGTGCCTGTAGGAAATCTGATCGGCGCCGAAAACATGGGCTTCGCCTGCATCATGGGTAACTTCCAGAGTGAACGGTTGGCGCTGGCGTTGATGGCCAACATGACTTCGCAGCTAGCGTTGGAAGAGAGCCTGAAATGGGCGCGCGAGCGTGAGGCGTTTGGCAAGCCGATCGGCAAGTTCCAGGTGATCAAACATCGCCTCGCCGAGATGGCGACCGCGCTGGAAGTCTCACGGGAGTTCACTTACCGGCAAGCGGCGAAGATGGCGGCGGGGCAGAGTGTGATCAAGGAGATTTCCATGGCGAAGAATTTCGCTACGGATACTTCGGACAGGATTACTACCGAGGCGGTGCAGATTCTTGGCGGGTTGGGTTATATGCGCGAGAGTCTGGTGGAGCGGCTGTATCGGGATAACCGCATCTTGTCGATTGGCGGCGGGACGCGGGAGGTGATGAACGAGATCATCAGCAAGCAGATGGGGCTTTAG
- the hemN gene encoding oxygen-independent coproporphyrinogen III oxidase, producing MLDAIRWDSDLIRRYDLAGPRYTSYPTAVQFHGQVGTFDLFHALRDSRKALRPLSLYVHVPFCANICYYCACNKVITKDRGRAAPYLQRLEQEIQLIACHLDPAQKVEQLHFGGGTPTFLSHDELRQLMAHLRKHFNLLEDDSGDYGIEIDPREADWSTMGLLRELGFNRVSIGLQDLDPAVQRAVNRLQSLEETRAVIDAARTLQFRSINIDLIYGLPKQTPENFARTVEEVISLQPDRLSVFNYAHLPERFMPQRRINGNELPAPAQKLEMLERTIEQLTAAGYRYIGMDHFALPDDELAIAQEEQTLQRNFQGYTTHGHCDLIGLGVSAISQIGDLYCQNSSDLNGYQNTLAAAQLATSRGLVCNADDRLRRAVIQQLICNFSLDFAEIEQQFNIDFQGYFGALWPQLQGMASDGLIELDRERIEVLPAGRLLVRSVCMVFDAYLEQQNRQRFSRVI from the coding sequence ATGCTCGACGCCATTCGTTGGGACTCTGATCTGATCCGCCGCTACGACCTGGCGGGGCCGCGCTACACCTCCTATCCGACGGCCGTGCAATTTCACGGTCAGGTCGGCACCTTCGACCTGTTCCATGCCCTGCGCGACAGCCGCAAGGCCCTGCGCCCGTTGTCGCTGTACGTGCATGTGCCGTTCTGCGCGAACATTTGCTACTACTGCGCGTGCAACAAGGTCATCACCAAGGACCGAGGTCGCGCGGCGCCATATCTACAACGGCTGGAGCAGGAAATCCAGCTGATCGCCTGCCATCTCGACCCGGCCCAGAAAGTCGAGCAACTGCACTTTGGTGGCGGCACGCCGACCTTTCTCAGTCATGACGAACTGCGGCAGCTGATGGCGCACCTGCGCAAGCACTTCAATCTGCTGGAGGACGACTCCGGCGATTACGGCATCGAGATCGACCCGCGCGAAGCCGACTGGTCGACCATGGGCCTGCTGCGCGAACTCGGTTTCAACCGGGTCAGCATCGGCCTGCAAGACCTCGATCCGGCGGTACAGCGCGCGGTCAATCGCCTGCAAAGCCTGGAAGAAACCCGCGCGGTCATCGACGCGGCGCGCACCCTGCAGTTTCGCTCGATCAACATTGATCTGATCTACGGCTTGCCCAAGCAGACCCCGGAAAACTTCGCCCGCACCGTCGAGGAAGTGATCAGCCTGCAACCGGACCGACTCTCGGTGTTCAACTATGCGCACCTGCCGGAACGTTTCATGCCGCAGCGGCGGATCAATGGCAATGAGTTACCGGCGCCTGCGCAGAAACTGGAAATGCTCGAACGCACCATCGAACAGCTCACCGCCGCTGGCTATCGCTACATCGGCATGGATCACTTCGCCCTGCCCGACGATGAGTTGGCGATTGCTCAGGAAGAGCAAACCCTGCAACGCAATTTCCAGGGTTACACCACCCACGGTCACTGCGATCTGATTGGTCTGGGGGTCTCGGCCATCAGCCAGATCGGCGACCTGTACTGTCAGAACAGCAGCGACCTCAACGGATACCAGAACACCCTCGCCGCCGCGCAACTGGCGACCAGCCGAGGCCTGGTGTGCAACGCCGATGATCGCTTGCGCCGCGCGGTGATCCAGCAACTGATCTGCAATTTCAGCCTGGATTTCGCCGAGATCGAGCAACAGTTCAACATCGATTTTCAGGGTTACTTCGGCGCGCTGTGGCCGCAGCTGCAAGGCATGGCCAGCGATGGCCTGATTGAGCTGGATCGCGAACGGATTGAAGTATTGCCAGCCGGACGTCTGTTGGTGCGCTCGGTGTGCATGGTGTTCGATGCGTACCTGGAACAGCAGAACCGCCAGCGTTTTTCGCGGGTGATTTAG
- the ccoS gene encoding cbb3-type cytochrome oxidase assembly protein CcoS yields MPALYVMIPAALLIVAIAVYIFFWAVDSGQYDDLDGPAHSILFDDQDPKHTAAVDEANASKPDDKAPPHA; encoded by the coding sequence ATGCCAGCTCTCTACGTGATGATCCCGGCCGCCCTGCTGATCGTGGCCATCGCCGTGTACATCTTCTTCTGGGCGGTGGACAGCGGTCAGTACGACGACCTCGACGGCCCGGCGCACAGCATCCTTTTCGACGATCAGGATCCGAAACACACCGCTGCCGTGGACGAAGCCAACGCCAGCAAACCGGACGACAAGGCCCCACCCCATGCTTGA
- the recR gene encoding recombination mediator RecR has product MSFSPLIRQLIDALRTLPGVGQKTAQRMALQLLERDRSGGLRLAQALSQAMEGVGHCRQCRTLTEDDLCPQCADTRRDDTLLCVVEGPMDVYAVEQTGFRGRYFVLKGHLSPLDGLGPEAIGIPQLMTRIEEAGTFTEVILATNPTVEGEATAHYIAQLLNNKGLVASRIAHGVPLGGELELVDGGTLAHSFAGRKPISL; this is encoded by the coding sequence ATGAGCTTCAGCCCTTTGATTCGCCAACTGATCGACGCGCTGCGCACCTTGCCGGGCGTGGGTCAGAAAACCGCCCAGCGCATGGCGTTGCAGTTGCTCGAGCGTGACCGCAGCGGCGGCTTGCGTCTGGCCCAGGCCCTGAGCCAGGCCATGGAAGGGGTCGGCCACTGCCGCCAGTGCCGCACGCTGACCGAAGACGATCTGTGCCCGCAGTGCGCCGATACCCGCCGTGACGACACGCTGCTGTGCGTGGTGGAAGGGCCGATGGATGTGTATGCCGTCGAGCAGACCGGCTTCCGTGGGCGCTACTTTGTGCTCAAGGGGCATTTGTCGCCGCTTGATGGTCTGGGCCCGGAAGCGATCGGCATTCCGCAGTTGATGACGCGGATTGAAGAGGCGGGGACGTTTACCGAAGTCATCCTCGCAACTAACCCGACGGTGGAAGGTGAGGCGACGGCGCATTACATCGCGCAGCTGCTGAACAACAAAGGCTTGGTCGCTTCGCGGATTGCTCACGGCGTGCCGCTGGGTGGTGAGCTGGAGCTGGTCGATGGCGGCACGCTGGCGCATTCGTTTGCCGGGCGTAAACCGATTTCCCTCTAA
- a CDS encoding sulfite exporter TauE/SafE family protein encodes MLELAPLLVSALILGLLGGGHCLGMCGGLMGALTLAIPKEQRSRRFRLLLAYNLGRILSYATAGLLIGLAGWAVANSPAALFMRVLAGLLLIAMGLYLAGWWSGLTRIESLGRGLWRYIQPVANRLLPVSSLPRALLLGALWGWLPCGLVYSTLLWSASQGNALDSALLMLAFGLGTWPVLLATGLAAERVTALLRKRSVRMAGGLLVILFGIWTLPGPHQHWLMGH; translated from the coding sequence ATGCTTGAACTGGCGCCATTGCTGGTCTCGGCATTGATCCTCGGCCTGCTCGGCGGCGGTCATTGCCTGGGCATGTGCGGCGGATTGATGGGGGCGCTGACCCTGGCGATTCCCAAGGAACAGCGCAGTCGGCGCTTTCGTTTGCTGCTGGCGTACAACCTTGGGCGAATTCTCAGTTATGCCACCGCAGGATTGCTGATCGGCCTGGCGGGCTGGGCGGTGGCCAACAGTCCAGCGGCACTGTTCATGCGTGTGCTGGCCGGGCTGCTGCTGATCGCCATGGGTTTGTATCTGGCCGGCTGGTGGAGCGGGCTGACGCGCATTGAAAGTCTTGGACGCGGTTTGTGGCGCTACATTCAGCCGGTCGCCAATCGCTTGTTGCCGGTGTCGAGTTTGCCCCGCGCACTACTACTTGGCGCACTGTGGGGCTGGCTGCCGTGCGGACTGGTTTACAGCACGTTGCTGTGGTCGGCGAGTCAGGGCAATGCGCTGGACAGTGCGTTGTTGATGCTTGCGTTTGGCCTCGGCACCTGGCCGGTGTTGCTCGCCACGGGGCTTGCGGCTGAGCGGGTTACGGCGCTGTTGCGCAAACGCAGCGTGCGCATGGCCGGTGGATTGCTGGTGATTCTGTTCGGCATCTGGACCCTTCCCGGCCCGCATCAGCATTGGCTCATGGGCCATTAA
- the fnr gene encoding fumarate/nitrate reduction transcriptional regulator Fnr — translation MSEPVKLRAHNQAHCKDCSLAPLCLPLSLNLEDMDALDEIVKRGRPLKKGEFLFRQGDTFDSVYAVRSGALKTFSLSDSGEEQLTGFHLPSELVGLSGMDTEKHPVSAQALETTSVCEIPFERLDELALQLPQLRRQLMRVMSREIRDDQQMMLLLSKKTADERIATFLVNLSARFRARGFSANQFRLSMSRNEIGNYLGLAVETVSRVFTRFQQNELIAAEGKEIHILDPIQLCALAGGSLEG, via the coding sequence ATGTCCGAGCCAGTTAAACTGCGCGCTCATAACCAGGCCCATTGCAAGGATTGCAGCCTGGCCCCTCTCTGCCTGCCACTTTCTCTGAATCTGGAAGACATGGATGCGCTGGACGAAATCGTTAAACGCGGCCGCCCGTTGAAAAAGGGTGAGTTCCTGTTCCGCCAGGGCGACACGTTCGATTCCGTTTATGCAGTACGCTCCGGCGCCCTGAAGACCTTCAGCCTGAGCGACAGCGGCGAAGAACAGCTCACCGGTTTCCACCTGCCGAGCGAACTGGTCGGTCTGTCCGGCATGGACACCGAGAAACATCCGGTGTCGGCCCAGGCGCTGGAAACCACCTCGGTCTGCGAAATCCCGTTTGAACGCCTCGACGAACTGGCCCTGCAACTGCCGCAGCTGCGCCGCCAGTTGATGCGCGTGATGAGCCGCGAGATCCGTGACGACCAGCAAATGATGTTGCTGTTGTCGAAGAAAACCGCCGACGAGCGCATCGCCACCTTCCTGGTCAACCTGTCCGCCCGCTTCCGCGCTCGCGGCTTCTCGGCCAATCAGTTCCGCCTGAGCATGTCGCGCAATGAAATCGGCAACTACCTCGGTCTGGCGGTGGAAACCGTGTCCCGCGTGTTCACGCGCTTCCAGCAAAATGAGCTGATCGCCGCCGAGGGCAAGGAGATTCACATCCTCGACCCGATCCAGCTCTGCGCGCTGGCCGGTGGCTCACTCGAAGGTTAA
- a CDS encoding YbaB/EbfC family nucleoid-associated protein, with translation MMKGGMAGLMKQAQQMQEKMAKMQEELANAEVTGKAGGDMVTVVMTGRHDVKSVSIDPSLVEGMSEDDKEMLEAVIASAVNDAVRKIEKNSQDKMGNMTAGMNLPAGMKLPF, from the coding sequence ATGATGAAAGGTGGCATGGCCGGCCTGATGAAGCAGGCGCAGCAGATGCAGGAAAAAATGGCCAAGATGCAGGAAGAGCTGGCCAACGCCGAAGTCACCGGTAAGGCCGGCGGCGATATGGTCACCGTGGTGATGACCGGTCGTCACGACGTCAAAAGCGTGAGCATCGACCCAAGCCTGGTCGAAGGCATGAGCGAGGACGACAAAGAGATGCTGGAAGCGGTCATTGCCTCCGCCGTCAACGACGCTGTGCGCAAGATCGAAAAAAACAGCCAGGACAAAATGGGCAACATGACCGCCGGCATGAACCTGCCAGCCGGTATGAAACTGCCATTCTGA